The Naumovozyma castellii chromosome 2, complete genome sequence TATCTTCGGACTCGTCCACTTGGACTTGGAACATGGGCTCGTTCTGCATATTGTGTTTGGGTTGGTTGATTTAAGGATCTCATTCAACCATCGATTTAGACACATGTAATGAGTGAGATCAatggatgaaattttccaatgacgtgaaaaattcttagcaaaaacaacaattaatgaGTATATACACACTATATGGTTGTTAGGAAAGGAAGGCAACGCAAGTACCGGGCAGGATGACCATGACTAAAGAGATACCATACTACTCCAACAACGAAGATGGAAATATTGTTCGTGTATTCATCATAAGACACGGTCAAACTGACCACAACGTGAAGAAGATTCTACAGGGTCACAAGGACACTTCATTGAATGGGACAGGAGTGAAACAAGCTGAGCAATTAGGTTCGTATTTGAAAGAACGATCTATTGTGTTTGATAAAGTTGCGTCTAGTGATTTGAAAAGGTGCAAGGAGACTACTGATactttattgaattttgcaAAGATGACTCCCGTCCCTCCCGTGGAGTACTTCTATGGGTTGAGAGAGAGATTTATGGGGGTTATTGAAGGTATGCATATTAATGATGCTGAGAAGTATGCAGATAAGCATGGGAAGGGTTCGTTCAGAGATTTTGGTGAGAACCACGATGAGTTCTTGGGGCGATTGACGGGATGCATTGAATCTGTGGTGGAGGAATCGTGTAAGGAGGACGTGAAGAACTTGGCGCTAGTAAGTCACGGTGGTGCCATTAGAGCCATCCTGGGGTGGTTGAAGTACGAGGGTCAGAATGCACAGAAGATCATCGTGTTCAACACGTCGGTGACCATTGTGGACTATGTCAAGGACAAGAGACAGTTCGTGGTGAGAAGCATTGGGAACACCCAGCACCTGGGAGATGGGGAGTTTGTGGTCAGTGACCTGAGACTTCGTTAGATTAATATACAATCAACTCAACTAACTTTATAGAATAGACGAATGTATGACAAAGAGATCCATCTCACCTTAGTCATCTGCTTACAAAGAGAACGCGCGTTGTATAACAAGCaacaatatatatataaggAAGGAAGGAGGACACAGTGACTATCCCTTCAACACCTCCCTCTTCTACTCACAGAACAGtaatcaatcaatcaatcaaataaCAATGTGGAACAGTATCAAAGCAGCTTGGAACGGAACGGACGGGTCTGAAGAGACCGGCTCTGTCCCAGTGTACAACTTCGACCAAATGAAGCAGATCGTAGGACAACACGACCCCACAGTGGTCCTAGTCGATGTTAGAGAACCTTCAGAATACAGTGTAGTGCGTATCCCTGGTTCCATTAATATTCCATACAGAACTCACCCTGATGCATTTACTTTGAACGACGCTGAATTTCAATCTTCCTTTGGCGTTCCTAAACCAGCACATAACAAGGAgttgatcttcttctgtgCCTCTGGTATGAGAGCTTCCAAGGCTGAACAAGTAGCATCCAAGAATGGGTACAATAATACATCCATTTACAAGGGCTCCATGAACGATTGGGTCGCACACGGAGGTGACAAGTTGAACTTGTGAGCACCTAACCCGATACTCTATATCTAATCTATATATAATTTAGCTTATCCGAATGTACAAGTTTTAAATCATATTAATGTCAATTCCAACACATATGTATGCTTTTTTTAAAGGACAGTTTTGTCTGTTTCTTATTATACTTAACTTATTCAATGGGTTTTCTTAGTGCCGCAATGGATAGAGATATATTATGAAAGAAACGGAATATTAATCATTCAATCAGGAACATCAATTTACAAGTAACGAAGGGACCACTAGACATCATGCTAAGAACAATTACATATAATGCCTCCTTGAGAGGATCATCCCGTCTGTTCTTAAGAACTCTTTCTTCTACTGCTCCAAAAATCTATGATTTCAATCAGATTAAACAACTGGTACAGAAACCAGTGGAATCAAAGATATTGGTCGATGTGAGAGAACCAAAGGAATTGGAAGCCTACAAGATGCCCACGGCAATTAATATTCCACTAAAGACTGCACCTGGTGCCCTTGGCCTACCAGCCGAAGAGTTTAAAGATGTCttccatttcaataaaCCCGCTACAGATAAGGaattgatcttcttctgtgCGCATGGAATAAGAGCAAAGACTGCAGAGGAATTAGCAAGATCCTATGGTTATGAAAATACTGGTACATATCCTGGTTCTATTTCCGAATGGTTAGAGAAAGGTGGTGCTGAAATAGTTCCAAGCAAGAAATAAAACTAAAAGTGAAACGACCCCTCCTGTTAATACATAAGTATATATTTACCTTTTATGAAATTCGAATTGCTTAAATTCTTTACCCAAtctcttctttctctttctttccATAACTTTCTCACGTTGTTTCGATTTCATATGATCAAACTTCCATTTCTGTATAACCTTACGTTTCTCAGATTCCTTCAAATGATATCTGGTAGAGTTGTTACTATTGATCTTATCCTCATATTCTTTGACAATATTACGTTCCAGATCTTTATTCTTAACGGTCTGCAACCTAGATTTCATACTGGTTAATCTTTCCTGCATGGTTTCACGATCTTCATCAGTTATCTTTTGCACAAATTTACGATCATGTAACATCTTCtccaattcttgaatttccttttctctATATTCatccaaaaattgataaCGTCGTCTAATAACAGAAAGATCTGTGCTTTCACCTGTAGATTTATCAAATCTTATATCTTGATATAAGTTGGAATTTTGAGTCTTTGGTGTTTCTAACCCGGGAATCTTTCTAATCTTGGAAACTCTTTTCTTGGAAGACTGTTCCGTTGGAGCATGTTTActtctctttttcttagaACCCATCTTATTGcttcttctcttgttgctatttgcattttcttcttcaaaaaagccaccatcttcttcactgtcttcttcagaatcCACATCGGAGCTgtcctcttcatcaaagGATTCCTctttatattctttctgTTTCACAGATTTAGACGGTTTCACCACTTTCCTACtctttggtttctttgCTAATTCCCTCTCCTCCTCTTCCATCATCTGTTCATCTgccttcttcaaagaattgaaagacAGTGTCTTCAACTCATCATCACTAGACTCGTTATCTATCTTGTTATTATTTCCTCTGGAAAGGATTGCTCCCAAATTGTCTTCATCGTCCGACTCTGATTCAAGTCCag is a genomic window containing:
- the NCAS0B00600 gene encoding phosphoglycerate mutase (ancestral locus Anc_8.745), whose amino-acid sequence is MTMTKEIPYYSNNEDGNIVRVFIIRHGQTDHNVKKILQGHKDTSLNGTGVKQAEQLGSYLKERSIVFDKVASSDLKRCKETTDTLLNFAKMTPVPPVEYFYGLRERFMGVIEGMHINDAEKYADKHGKGSFRDFGENHDEFLGRLTGCIESVVEESCKEDVKNLALVSHGGAIRAILGWLKYEGQNAQKIIVFNTSVTIVDYVKDKRQFVVRSIGNTQHLGDGEFVVSDLRLR
- the RDL1 gene encoding thiosulfate sulfurtransferase RDL1 (ancestral locus Anc_8.746) gives rise to the protein MWNSIKAAWNGTDGSEETGSVPVYNFDQMKQIVGQHDPTVVLVDVREPSEYSVVRIPGSINIPYRTHPDAFTLNDAEFQSSFGVPKPAHNKELIFFCASGMRASKAEQVASKNGYNNTSIYKGSMNDWVAHGGDKLNL
- the RDL2 gene encoding thiosulfate sulfurtransferase RDL2 (ancestral locus Anc_8.747); translation: MLRTITYNASLRGSSRLFLRTLSSTAPKIYDFNQIKQLVQKPVESKILVDVREPKELEAYKMPTAINIPLKTAPGALGLPAEEFKDVFHFNKPATDKELIFFCAHGIRAKTAEELARSYGYENTGTYPGSISEWLEKGGAEIVPSKK
- the RRP36 gene encoding rRNA-processing protein RRP36 (ancestral locus Anc_8.748); translation: MSYYFKNLKPGLESESDDEDNLGAILSRGNNNKIDNESSDDELKTLSFNSLKKADEQMMEEEERELAKKPKSRKVVKPSKSVKQKEYKEESFDEEDSSDVDSEEDSEEDGGFFEEENANSNKRRSNKMGSKKKRSKHAPTEQSSKKRVSKIRKIPGLETPKTQNSNLYQDIRFDKSTGESTDLSVIRRRYQFLDEYREKEIQELEKMLHDRKFVQKITDEDRETMQERLTSMKSRLQTVKNKDLERNIVKEYEDKINSNNSTRYHLKESEKRKVIQKWKFDHMKSKQREKVMERKRKKRLGKEFKQFEFHKR